TCTGGTCGATAAGCTGCAACAGAAGATCAAGACATACAAGAGGCAGATCGAGGAGGCCGAGGAAATCGCCGCCCTCAACCTGGCCAAATTCCGCAAGGCTCAGCAGGAGCTTGAGGAGGCCGAGGAGCGTGCCGATCTGGCCGAGCAGGCCATCAGCAAATTCCGCGCCAAGGGACGTGCCGGTTCTGTCGGTCGTGGTGCCAGCCCAGCGGTAAGTTCTCTCAACCCAATCACACATGTACATTGACCATTGACCCTCTGACCCGATTACCCTCTGACCCCATCGAAACTTCTCTCACTCGACCAGTGTACACTGAGCTACCATTGTGCTTTATATAGCCACCATATCACTCTTTATCCGCCCAGATCAACCGGTTTGAATaatgtgtataaatatatatttttccctTTCATATATTGCGCGATACGCTCTGCTTCTTCGTCACTGCTCgtccacaaaataaataaataaatgaaaaaagatttaaatttGAGGCACAACCACGAcgagaaaataaaaccaaaaaaatttCTATATAGCGATCCACATATTGGTTCATTTACGATAATGAGAGAACAAAAACATGCAAAGAGAATTATAGCTTATAagaattattataaaataaatacttaaataataatatagaTGCATCATACGACATTCGCTAGATGAGAAAATATCTAATTAGAGGCAACCAGAACCCAGACCCAAACCAATCAATcacagcaaccacagcaaaaaggcaaaggatCAATCGAAAGATCATCGAAAAAGCAAATCACGTACCAACCAAAAATGCGTTCATTTTgacagaaaagaaagaaacaaaaaactacaaaaaaaaaagaaagaaatagtTAACAGCAGCTTAATCAATCGACTTTGCTTATACTCTACAAccattttgcatacaaatttacaaaaaccaaaaaaaaaaagcacacactaTTCTTCCACTAtattattaaaacaaacaaaatatcaaatatgtatttgtacatgtgtactGCAGCCGACAGCGTCCAAGGGTGGCCGCCAAAGAGGCGCGCTGCTGGAGCAGTAGAAACTTTCTTGAAACATTTGTAAGTGGAACGTgttcgttctcgttctcgttctctctctcgctcgttcACGTCTTGTCTTGTTCTCGTTGTGTCGAAACTCCCAAACACCCCCCAACAGCTCCCCACCAATAGACAGACGCAGCTCATTAagtgctctcactctctctctctcattcgttcgttcgttcaaGATCATTCGTTACGTTTTATCGTCGTTCGTCAAGCGCTATCTCGTTCATACTCGTTACTCGTCTTCGATCATTACCCCGTTATGACACTCGCTCGGCGAGCACTTACGTACAGTCGTCATTACAGTTTTTGTATTACTCTCCTCTCACCTGCCGGCCGGCCCACTACATAACTGCAGGCTGGCAGGCCATTCGTTCGTTCTCGTTCTTTCCCAATCAGTTTGTCCAACTTGGAGACTTGTACCCACCCACCCCAAGCCCCAGCATGATTGAATATAACATTTATATGGAGCTTATaactaattataatttatctTTCTCTCCCTTAGCCCCGTGCGACGTCCGTTCGGCCACAATTCGACGGATTGGCTTTCCCACCAAGATTCGACCTTAACCCTGAAAACGAATTCTAAatgccatttcattttttaatttattttaaatgataTTTCATAATGATTATGtttatgattttaatttaatttcttaatttaaaaacaaaaataataaaactataacaaaatatatatcgaAAACGACGGgaggcaaacaacaacaacaaccaaatgcACTTaggcaaaaagaagaacaacaaaaaccaaataacatcaacaacaaaaagaacaatcGATTACGATCGATAACAGACATAAGTCCATTGTGTAGCATCACTGGGTATATCAGGCTATTGTGTAAGCGCGACATTTGCTCCGGGACACTGCTCGCGAGAcctgtatttgtatttgtatttatatatttttatacaactttCGAAATGCATTCAACCAACAACCATCATCATGAGAAAGAAATCTTGAAACGATAGCCCCGTCAAAGGCCCCGCAGGCGTGTCCGCCAGGAAATGTCCGCCGCCCCCCCTCAACCCCCTATGTTCGAATATTGTTCAATAAATGTATTCTCAATATTTGTTATACGGACTAGACAGACTGACCGTATACACATAATTGCTATACACTGCgcttatgtttatgtttaattttttattttttatcatGCAAATGATAATGAGAAAAGATCATCACTCGACACTTAATgaaaaagtatacaaaaaaggaacaaaataaatgtaaatcaatttaaaaaaattgttgttggattTTAATTGGGAAATGTTTGCTGATGGAGAGGTTTCTTCCTTGAAGGATTGCTCCCTTGGGAATATAATGCTGAGCGAGTTCTCCATTGAGCGGAACAGaacttggccataaaaagtaACCAAGGCAGATTCCGTTTTCAAAATATTGCGATTTAATCACTTTTTCAGCCAAGAGTTTCACAGATTGAGCAGTGGTAAGAATCATTTCTTAtaattgtttgatttattgatttatttacaaaataaaaaagaaaactactCTATTGTCTTTGACTTAAACTTCCTGCTGTACAGCTGCATGCATTTTACACATCTAAAGATGTTGATGAATGTGTTACCAGCTACTTTACTTTCTTGCCCGAACCGGGTGGCTTGGGATTGGGTGTGatgcgcagcagctgcttatGCTGTCCAATCATATGCTCAATGTGATTGCATTCGCGCAAATGACCCTTGAACTCGTCGAGAGTCTGGTAGAGCACCGGATAGAGGGCTGGCAGTAGACCATGATCGAGAGTAGGGAAAAGATGGTGCAGCACATGGTCGCCAAAGTGAGTGAGCACTAAGAACTGCGACCACTTGAGATCACCGCGATCGATGATCGTGTCCACCTGGAACAGGCCCCAGTCGCGGTCCTCGCGATTCGTGTCGCCCTCGTGATAGATTTCCGGGTCATGATGCGCTGCATTCAGGCCGATAaggcagaagctgaagctggcaATCGACGTCATCGCCAGCCATGTACGCAGGCAGGCCAGCACGCCCACCGTGCCGCCCGTTCCCAGGTAGATGGAGACGGGTATGCTGAGAGCCAGCAGATCGTGCCAGTACATGATGTTTGTGTGGCGGAGCGAGTAGAAAATTCTGAAAAATCAATCATCATAGAGATCACTGATTGGCGGATTGATAACTCGAATCATTCACTTACCGCGTGGCGATCTGAATGAAAAATGCGAGGGCATAGGCCACCGGCTCCGTCACCCAGGACACGTAACGCATGGCCTTGCTCTTGAGGTGTGGATTGGGAAtccagcagagcagcggctcGAACATGGACAGCTCCAGATCCATATACGAATTGGGATAGATGTGATGGGACAGGGCATGCGACACGCGCCAGGCGGTGAAGTTCATCAGGCCCAGATTGAAGGCGTACATCTGCCAATTGTCGCGACGATGGAAGTAATTGTGCGATACGATCACTGTCCAGCAGAGCGCCACACCCGCCAGCACCAAAGCCACTAAACTCTTGTACTTGGCACTGATGATGGCAAACAGGAACAAGGACACCAGAACGCCCAAGTGAATCAGCTGCATTTTGGGAAAGATTTCATTATTCAATATCCTCTGCTGATGGCTTTAACTTTTCACTCACATCACTCTTGCGCTTTGGTTTCTTGTCGATGGTTTTCAGCTCGTTGCGCACTCGCTCCTTGAGGGTCTTGTAGAATCCGCCCTCATCCAGGGTCAATGTGTAGATCCTGGGCTCTGCCGCATCTCGCACCCAGTACTTGGCGATCATCTTCTGAGGAGCAGTTGTCAGATGATGTGCCTCAAAGGCCTCCGTAATGTCGGTGCCCTTTGTCTCGCGTATCCAGAAGGGACCGCCAGGATGCTTGTCAATGAACTCCGTAAAGTCGTAGATGCCATCGTGTATGCGCCAGAGTCCTTCCGCCCGATCATCCTCACGCTttcccagctgccagctgtgTGTGGTCACTAGACCGGAATTTCTGTACGTTGGGAACTTGGTGGCAATGCCACTCTTCTTCCACTCCTCAATCACCATGGTCCTTTTATGGGATCCTTCGACAATCCAAAGCTCGAACTGAACAACCGATAGGTAGTGCTCCCCGCAATAAACTGAATGGAATCGCCATTCGTTTAAAGATTTTATGCGTATCACTAACCTAGACAGGTTATATAAACCAGAATCAATTCCGAATTCATATACATTtcaaaacatttccattttgataaGGTCAGTGTTATCAGCAGAGGGACAGACCAGAGCGGACCGGCGCGGTCCCCTCCAAACGTCTTTTTACTATTATGTACTGATAATATAATCTCGGAGTTCACGTGGCGATGGAAACACATCGTGGGCTTGTCTAAGGGGCCGCGTCTAATGCCACTTGGGGGCCCAAAATACCTCAAAAGATTATCAAAGCAGGTTCTGTCTCGAGCGGCAGAACGGGTCAGACCATTTcgtgccaaacaaaaataacatcTGATAGGGGAAAAAGTGAATAAGTGATTGCAGAGGCTTCGCTTGGCTGGCCAGGGTCTAGCCGAAAATAAATGATTAGAAAGTTAGGGGTAGTCAGGTTTCGGAATTGTGCTTGCAAGTTGTGAAAAAAGTTCAGTCATAGTGACCTTGCTCTTCTGTTATCTGCTCCTCACATCGTAAATTTCTATAAACTTTATCGTCATTCCTGGGATTTGAAGAgcagcaatttattttttcctatTTGTAGGCTTTAAAGTTTTGGGAACCGCTACAAACGGATCAAAGGCAATTTGTGTTAAGCTGTTCAAGGCTGTATACCAGCAAAAAATGAGGTATAAATTTCAACGAAAGGGTTATGATgcccaaaaaaattaaataaatattcaaatcttGAATAAAAGTTATATTTAATACAGAACTTCACATACTTAAAAGCTtactcgaaaaaaaaaatagcatgACACATCAAAATAGAGTAATAAAGTCACCCATATGGGGGGTCAGACATTTATCAACCCCAAGAGAAATTCAAGCATTTCCATATCATTCCACTTCCATTGGACTCTTGTTGGGAGATTAAGAGAGCACTTCAGAGAGAAACTGAAACGAAAAAGCTCTT
The sequence above is a segment of the Drosophila subobscura isolate 14011-0131.10 chromosome U, UCBerk_Dsub_1.0, whole genome shotgun sequence genome. Coding sequences within it:
- the LOC117902586 gene encoding cytochrome b5-related protein; this translates as MVIEEWKKSGIATKFPTYRNSGLVTTHSWQLGKREDDRAEGLWRIHDGIYDFTEFIDKHPGGPFWIRETKGTDITEAFEAHHLTTAPQKMIAKYWVRDAAEPRIYTLTLDEGGFYKTLKERVRNELKTIDKKPKRKSDLIHLGVLVSLFLFAIISAKYKSLVALVLAGVALCWTVIVSHNYFHRRDNWQMYAFNLGLMNFTAWRVSHALSHHIYPNSYMDLELSMFEPLLCWIPNPHLKSKAMRYVSWVTEPVAYALAFFIQIATRIFYSLRHTNIMYWHDLLALSIPVSIYLGTGGTVGVLACLRTWLAMTSIASFSFCLIGLNAAHHDPEIYHEGDTNREDRDWGLFQVDTIIDRGDLKWSQFLVLTHFGDHVLHHLFPTLDHGLLPALYPVLYQTLDEFKGHLRECNHIEHMIGQHKQLLRITPNPKPPGSGKKVK